Proteins from one Penaeus vannamei isolate JL-2024 chromosome 8, ASM4276789v1, whole genome shotgun sequence genomic window:
- the LOC113817325 gene encoding DBH-like monooxygenase protein 1, protein MGAPHTAFLSTPSSPPLETPVDAAMTGSKASRRTERDRPRAPRQPSSRRIFRTPSSVALLLLRAPQPSLWCLLQTLVLTVSFLPGARCFAASSFATPRLSSYETWEHEAWLEDTGAFVVQWKPREDSIEFRVTARTKGYIGFGLSSAPRMDGADIVVGWVHSGKAYLQDRHGRGNVEPSVDEQRDWMLVGGYENDTHTVLIMSRPYNTCDKQDHVISNDTVRLLWAYHSDDPVDPESPRPRLHYHGAKRGVRSMFLLERGHRAPSHSRHTQDLPGGFSAHDAGLPPSRSPGLPPRFNAAGGHHHSHHHHHRAPLTRSWVLTNNGVEVDAASDTVYWCKVFKRPQLIQKNHVIRYEPVFTPGNEAYLHHIIVYECTNMGPSLDVAFEALADSPGHECYQTNMSQLIYTCNHVVVAWALGSEGLTLPSEAGYPLTPTGPKFYMMEAHYDNPEGHSFRDFSGIRIIYTPELRSYDAGVLSVGLDPNWKHLIPPRQRTVLSEGHCVAECTQEALPRTGINVFAVILHTHLLGRKVRVRHLRDGRELEPIAQDNNYDFNYQEYRALNTPRTVLPGDHLIGECTYNSRERSTITLGGFKTRDEMCLSFLFYWPRVDLSLCHSKPSLNTVLHSLGIQELSADSDPIKIRRPIELSGKTLEWRLLNYDWKNQFEYFQAATHTGTINPMCWRRGESLLPELEKMDYDYPNITEPWAPENVCRQLRRISRRRKNKGGRRRNHHPTPTGETEEDLEEEVMIDDQMNSRLIESIDVDPYNHRDFNIPHIEDRIENDHFEGFGVEDTGTADRELTEELLDMERELGKELANKAQDHFQEQTARPASGGQGRGASWWALVAALCLLRLHRLYDGHG, encoded by the exons ATGGGCGCCCCACACACCGCCTTCCTCAgcaccccgtcctccccccctctcgaaaCACCCGTCGACGCCGCCATGACCGGAAGCAAAGCCTCGAGGCGGACGGAGCGCGACCGGCCTCGCGCCCCCCGCCAACCCTCCTCCAGGAGGATCTTCAGAACCCCCTCCTccgtcgccctcctcctcttgagGGCACCCCAGCCTTCCTTGTGGTGCCTCCTGCAGACGCTTGTCCTGACGGTGTCCTTCCTGCCCGGCGCCAGGTGCTTCGCCGCCTCGTCCTTCGCCACGCCGCGGCTGAGCTCCTACGAGACGTGGGAGCACGAGGCGTGGCTGGAGGACACGGGCGCCTTCGTGGTGCAGTGGAAGCCGCGCGAGGACAGCATCGAGTTCCGCGTCACCGCCAGGACCAAGGGCTACATCGGCTTCGGGCTGTCGTCGGCGCCCAGGATGGACGGCGCGGACATCGTCGTCGG GTGGGTACACTCCGGCAAAGCCTATTTACAAGACCGGCATGGGCGTGGGAACGTTGAGCCCTCCGTGGACGAGCAGAGGGACTGGATGCTGGTGGGCGGCTATGAGAACGACACCCACACCGTCCTCATCATGTCACGCCCGTACAATACGTGTGACAAGCAAGACCATGTTATTTCG AACGACACCGTGCGACTGCTGTGGGCGTACCACTCCGACGACCCCGTGGACCCCGAGAGCCCCCGCCCGCGCCTGCACTACCACGGCGCCAAGAGGGGCGTGCGCTCCATGTTCCTGCTGGAGCGGGGCCACCGCGCGCCCTCGCACAGCCGCCACACGCAGGACCTCCCCGGGGGCTTCTCCGCCCACGACGCCGGCCTGCCGCCCTCGCGCTCCCCCGGGCTGCCGCCGCGCTTCAACGCCGCGGGCGgccaccaccacagccaccaccaccaccacagggCGCCCCTCACGCGCTCCTGGGTGCTCACCAACAACGGCGTGGAGGTGGACGCCGCCAGCGACACCGTCTACTGGTGCAAGGTGTTCAAGCGGCCGCAGCTCATCCAGAAGAACCACGTCATCAGG TACGAGCCCGTGTTCACGCCGGGCAACGAGGCGTACCTGCACCACATCATCGTGTACGAGTGCACGAACATGGGCCCGTCGCTGGACGTGGCCTTCGAGGCGCTGGCCGACTCCCCGGGCCACGAGTGCTACCAGACCAACATGTCGCAGCTGATCTACACGTGCAACCATGTGGTGGTCGCCTGGGCGCTGGGGTCCGAG GGCCTCACTCTGCCCTCGGAGGCCGGCTACCCGCTCACGCCGACGGGGCCCAAGTTCTACATGATGGAGGCCCACTACGACAACCCCGAAGGACACTCCTTCAGGGACTTTTCAGGGATTCGGATCATCTACACGCCCGAGCTCAGGTCCTACGATGCTG gAGTCCTGAGCGTGGGCCTCGACCCGAACTGGAAGCACCTGATCCCGCCCCGCCAGAGGACCGTGCTGTCGGAGGGCCACTGTGTCGCCGAGTGCACGCAGGAGGCGCTTCCAAGGACAG GCATCAACGTCTTCGCGGTGATCCTCCACACGCACCTCCTCGGCCGCAAAGTCCGCGTGCGACACCTCCGCGACGGCCGCGAGCTCGAGCCCATCGCGCAGGACAACAACTACGACTTCAACTACCAGGAGTACCGCGCCCTCAACACGCCCAGGACGGTCTTGCCG ggCGACCACCTGATCGGCGAGTGCACGTACAACAGCCGCGAGCGCTCCACCATCACCCTGGGGGGCTTCAAGACGCGCGACGAGATGTGCCTGTCGTTCCTGTTCTACTGGCCGCGGGTCGACCTGTCGCTGTGCCACTCCAAGCCGTCGCTCAACACCGTGCTGCACTCGCTCGGCATACAGGAGCTGTCGGC TGACTCCGACCCCATCAAGATCCGGCGGCCGATCGAGCTGTCGGGGAAGACGCTGGAGTGGCGGCTCCTCAACTACGACTGGAAGAATCAGTTCGAGTACTTCCAGGCCGCCACGCACACCGGCACCATCAACCCCATGTGCTGGAGGCGGGGCGAGTCGCTGCTGCCG GAGCTGGAGAAGATGGACTACGACTACCCGAACATCACGGAGCCGTGGGCGCCCGAGAACGTGTGTCGCCAGCTGAGAAGGATCTCGCGGCGCCGCAAGAacaagggagggcggaggaggaaccaccaccccacccccacgggggagacggaggaggacctGGAGGAGGAGGTCATGATCGACGACCAGATGAACTCCCGCCTGATCGAGAGCATCGACGTCGACCCCTACAACCACAGGGACTTCAACATCCCCCACATCGAGGACCGCATTGAGAACGACCACTTCGAGGGCTTCGGCGTCGAGGACACGGGCACCGCGGACCGCGAGCTGACGGAGGAGCTGCTGGACATGGAGAGGGAGCTCGGGAAGGAGCTGGCCAACAAGGCGCAGGACCACTTCCAGGAGCAGACGGCGCGCCCGGCCAGCGGAGGCCAGGGGCGCGGCGCGTCGTGGTGGGCGCTCGTGGCCGCGCTGTGCCTGCTGCGCCTCCACCGCCTCTACGACGGCCACGGCTGA